Proteins encoded within one genomic window of Cytophagales bacterium:
- a CDS encoding histidine kinase, which translates to MYEWINGNSAFSRISRHVAFWVFVVGFFTLLYGSFSEDYGRQLELQLLFLPDKLIPTYITLYILMPRLLLKERYTAFGLWLLATLALGAFVHWTFSYHIERVFYYGGEHWGGFLNPLKMIKALTYVYPYVVLAFSIKFLKHWYSQKQRTAKMEKGRLESELKFLRTQLHPHFLFNTLNNLYALTLKKSDQAPELVLKLSDLMDYMLYECGDSELVPLEREIQFIRNYFEIEQLRYGDRLEIKLEVSGGISGKEIAPMIFLPFLENGFKHGASADLDKVWLHVQITVDEDKLSFSMKNSKPANRPPLNGNGHGIGLKNLKRRLELQYGEDRFMLITSDRKDNYESLLSLSFEKDV; encoded by the coding sequence GTGTACGAATGGATTAACGGCAATTCAGCTTTTTCAAGGATCTCCCGGCATGTCGCCTTTTGGGTGTTTGTGGTGGGATTTTTTACGTTGCTATATGGCAGCTTTAGTGAAGACTATGGCCGCCAATTGGAGCTGCAATTACTCTTTCTGCCTGATAAGCTGATCCCTACTTACATCACGCTATACATTCTGATGCCAAGACTTCTCCTGAAAGAGCGTTATACCGCTTTTGGGTTATGGCTGCTGGCGACCTTAGCCTTAGGAGCATTTGTTCATTGGACCTTTTCCTATCACATTGAGCGGGTCTTTTATTATGGCGGAGAGCATTGGGGAGGATTCCTGAATCCTTTGAAAATGATCAAGGCGCTGACCTATGTCTATCCCTACGTAGTGTTGGCCTTTTCCATCAAATTCCTCAAACACTGGTATTCACAAAAACAAAGGACTGCCAAAATGGAGAAGGGTCGTTTGGAAAGCGAGCTGAAATTCCTCCGTACCCAATTACATCCGCATTTCTTGTTCAATACGCTGAACAACCTCTACGCCCTAACGTTGAAAAAGTCGGACCAGGCACCTGAGTTGGTACTGAAACTATCAGACCTGATGGACTACATGCTTTACGAATGTGGAGACAGTGAATTAGTGCCGCTGGAACGTGAAATTCAGTTCATTCGCAACTACTTCGAAATTGAGCAACTGCGCTACGGCGATCGACTGGAGATCAAACTTGAGGTGAGCGGAGGGATTTCCGGAAAGGAGATTGCCCCGATGATCTTTTTGCCGTTTCTGGAAAATGGATTCAAACATGGGGCAAGCGCCGACCTGGACAAGGTATGGCTTCATGTGCAGATTACGGTGGATGAGGACAAGCTCTCTTTCAGCATGAAAAACTCTAAACCAGCCAATCGGCCTCCGCTTAATGGCAATGGTCACGGCATCGGTTTGAAAAACCTAAAAAGAAGACTGGAACTACAATACGGCGAGGATCGATTTATGCTGATCACCTCGGATCGCAAAGACAACTATGAGTCGTTGTTGAGTTTGTCTTTTGAGAAGGATGTCTGA
- a CDS encoding LytTR family DNA-binding domain-containing protein: MSKPLRCVVVDDEPLAIEVIESYLEQFDNMTLEQSFQNPIKAFEYIRTHPVDVLFMDIQMPKLTGLDILRSLPQRPQVIITTAYRDYALEGFELEVADYLLKPISLDRFVKAISKVQVANQAVTTVQVSAESKDTLFFKVDKKMVKVVLQDVLFVESQRDYLKIVRDGEDVVTRMGITEAEDVFPADQFMRVHRSFIVAKDKINSFSQTEIELGDQMVPIGRNYRASVSKALNELAKVNG, translated from the coding sequence ATGTCTAAACCTCTCCGATGCGTCGTTGTTGATGACGAACCGCTTGCTATTGAAGTAATTGAATCCTACCTGGAACAATTCGACAACATGACACTGGAGCAGAGCTTCCAAAACCCCATCAAAGCTTTCGAATACATTCGTACCCATCCGGTGGATGTATTGTTCATGGACATTCAGATGCCGAAGCTTACGGGACTTGATATTTTGAGGTCGCTACCCCAACGACCCCAGGTAATCATTACCACGGCATATCGCGATTATGCGCTGGAAGGATTTGAACTGGAAGTAGCGGACTATTTATTGAAACCCATTTCGCTGGATCGGTTTGTAAAAGCCATTTCGAAAGTACAGGTCGCTAATCAGGCCGTGACCACTGTTCAGGTTTCTGCTGAATCAAAAGATACGTTATTCTTCAAGGTGGATAAAAAAATGGTCAAAGTGGTCCTGCAAGATGTCCTTTTCGTGGAAAGTCAACGTGACTATCTGAAGATCGTTCGCGATGGCGAAGATGTGGTCACCCGGATGGGAATTACCGAAGCAGAGGATGTTTTCCCAGCAGATCAATTCATGCGCGTTCACCGATCATTCATTGTCGCCAAGGACAAGATCAACTCCTTTTCACAAACCGAAATTGAATTAGGGGACCAAATGGTACCCATCGGCAGGAATTATCGAGCGAGTGTTTCCAAAGCTTTGAATGAGCTAGCCAAAGTGAATGGGTGA
- a CDS encoding type II toxin-antitoxin system RelE/ParE family toxin, whose product MAKFYFTSRAIHDLIEIEESSILRWGENQTKHYMKDMYESFKKIAQIPEIGRLRRDRTYPFFLAPVKQHYAVFHPIDQGIIIATVLHGRRDIERIVSNLSDRLSYEIEDLLSKL is encoded by the coding sequence TTGGCAAAGTTTTATTTTACATCAAGAGCTATACATGATCTGATTGAGATTGAAGAATCCTCCATTTTAAGGTGGGGTGAAAATCAAACAAAACATTACATGAAAGATATGTATGAATCTTTCAAGAAAATTGCCCAAATACCAGAGATTGGTAGGCTGCGGAGAGACCGAACTTATCCATTTTTTCTGGCCCCTGTTAAACAACATTATGCTGTTTTCCACCCGATTGATCAAGGAATCATCATTGCCACGGTTTTGCATGGAAGAAGAGATATCGAAAGAATTGTAAGTAATCTATCGGACCGGCTTTCTTATGAAATAGAAGACCTACTTAGCAAACTCTAG
- a CDS encoding 8-amino-7-oxononanoate synthase, which translates to MINDDFLRERLEARAAAGNKRLLPSAIQGEDFVSNDYLGLANNDHLIQRIDARWQLHAPKQVGGTGSRLLSGNHDLYEELESLLQTVFQAESVLVFNSGYQANQALVASVASRGERILYDELSHVCLKEGAWLSKADSFSFRHNDLEDMERRLKQDTDKRTFVVTETLFSMDGDFAPIAEMLDLCEKYGAYLIVDEAHSTGAYGAAGGGWLIEQGLADRVFARVYTFGKAMGAHGACIAGSSVLTEYLTNFARSFIYTTAMPPHAVLSLIESFQFLGEHMGLQDELREVVKYYRETCEKVFDKASKSYSAIQPVWISGSDKALEASKQLQENGYQALAIRPPTVKAGTERLRISLHTFNSKASIDGLIGCLKEVM; encoded by the coding sequence ATGATCAATGATGATTTTTTGAGGGAGCGCTTGGAGGCGAGAGCAGCAGCCGGCAATAAAAGATTACTTCCTTCAGCTATTCAGGGGGAGGATTTTGTGTCGAATGATTATCTGGGACTGGCGAATAATGACCATCTAATTCAACGTATCGATGCACGTTGGCAGCTTCATGCGCCGAAACAAGTCGGTGGGACCGGTTCTCGTTTGCTTTCCGGGAATCATGACCTGTATGAAGAACTGGAGTCCTTACTTCAAACAGTCTTTCAGGCAGAAAGTGTACTGGTATTCAATTCGGGTTATCAGGCCAATCAGGCTTTGGTTGCATCCGTAGCTTCACGAGGCGAGCGCATCCTTTACGATGAATTATCACACGTCTGTCTCAAGGAAGGAGCGTGGTTGAGCAAAGCGGACTCGTTTTCTTTTCGGCATAATGATCTGGAGGATATGGAGAGAAGGCTCAAACAAGATACAGATAAACGCACGTTTGTGGTAACAGAGACGCTGTTTTCCATGGATGGAGATTTTGCACCCATTGCGGAGATGCTTGATCTGTGTGAAAAATACGGGGCCTATCTGATTGTGGATGAAGCCCATTCAACAGGAGCATATGGTGCTGCAGGTGGAGGTTGGCTAATCGAACAGGGTTTGGCTGATCGTGTCTTTGCACGGGTGTATACCTTTGGGAAGGCCATGGGAGCTCATGGCGCTTGCATAGCGGGTTCCTCCGTCCTCACCGAGTACCTAACGAATTTTGCTCGATCTTTTATCTATACCACTGCTATGCCACCGCATGCCGTGTTGTCTTTGATTGAATCCTTTCAGTTTTTAGGGGAACACATGGGTTTGCAAGACGAATTACGAGAGGTCGTTAAGTATTATCGGGAGACCTGCGAAAAAGTATTCGACAAAGCAAGTAAGAGCTATTCTGCGATACAACCCGTATGGATTTCCGGCAGTGACAAAGCCCTGGAGGCGTCTAAGCAGCTACAGGAAAACGGCTATCAGGCTCTGGCCATCCGACCACCTACCGTCAAAGCAGGTACGGAGCGGTTACGCATCAGCTTGCACACCTTCAATTCCAAAGCGTCTATTGATGGGTTGATTGGGTGTCTGAAGGAGGTGATGTGA
- a CDS encoding lipid A deacylase LpxR family protein has protein sequence MRLNLMLLLFAFSFHLTQIKAQIPRKEKVLKHEIGLMVENDVFVSLIRDRYYSSGIFASYRYLMDSSKYGDKILSQIRSYDIRQRMYTAVFVEYDQLEDIDRPYAGLLSASAKQQWYFKKPHYLSVNLELGWMGPANATGDIHRIWHGWFGLPEPRGWFTQLENAPIANLFVDHAFEIVGSDDPLVNGDIILKSSLAAGTIYNYAQESVIFRFGKIFDVNKTAHFGNTLGSTRTKFKSEVAVEAYVFYAPGVRYTLYDGTLEGGLINTGESIFTKEPRRWLSHQSFGLMLRYGTFDFNYLVFINSRETDGVAKHSYGAIELRQRF, from the coding sequence ATGCGATTGAATCTGATGCTGCTGCTTTTTGCATTCAGCTTTCATCTTACACAAATAAAGGCGCAAATTCCCCGTAAGGAAAAGGTGCTCAAGCACGAAATTGGCTTGATGGTTGAGAACGACGTATTCGTTTCTCTGATCCGGGACCGTTACTACAGCAGCGGCATTTTTGCCTCCTATCGCTACCTAATGGACAGCAGTAAATACGGCGACAAGATCCTGAGTCAGATCCGATCCTATGACATCCGTCAGCGAATGTATACGGCTGTTTTTGTGGAGTATGATCAACTGGAAGACATTGATAGGCCGTATGCTGGTTTACTTTCGGCCTCTGCCAAACAGCAATGGTATTTCAAAAAGCCGCATTACTTGTCGGTCAATTTGGAATTGGGTTGGATGGGACCTGCCAATGCGACCGGAGACATTCACCGGATCTGGCATGGCTGGTTTGGCCTTCCCGAACCTCGTGGTTGGTTTACGCAATTAGAAAATGCTCCGATTGCTAACCTTTTTGTGGACCATGCCTTCGAAATCGTAGGCTCCGATGACCCATTGGTTAATGGGGATATTATCCTGAAAAGCAGCCTGGCAGCAGGAACCATCTACAACTATGCACAAGAAAGTGTGATCTTCCGGTTTGGGAAGATATTCGATGTGAATAAAACCGCACATTTCGGAAATACACTAGGAAGTACACGAACCAAATTCAAATCTGAAGTCGCTGTTGAAGCATATGTATTTTATGCTCCCGGAGTTCGATACACCCTATATGACGGCACCCTCGAAGGGGGTTTGATCAATACAGGTGAATCCATTTTTACCAAAGAACCACGTAGATGGCTCTCTCACCAGAGTTTTGGCCTCATGCTCCGTTATGGCACTTTCGACTTTAATTACCTGGTCTTCATCAACTCCCGAGAAACTGATGGCGTAGCCAAGCATAGCTATGGCGCCATTGAGTTGAGGCAAAGGTTTTAG